From Dehalococcoidia bacterium, the proteins below share one genomic window:
- a CDS encoding phosphatase PAP2 family protein, translating into MQRTPQVTGAAVPRTVPLAPEQPDSAPPSQGPSRFRWRQLAAGRRVLFAVQALYVLLFCGWLLYRHSFPGPDVIAIFLLIFALIAARGLRFLQDWTPFVLVLLAYIGLTGVTQGLIARVHYGFPIMADRAMFGGHVPTVWLQAHFYHPGQMQWYDYAATLLYPLHFVVPLIVAFVFWWWRPRYYWPFVVSYLLLCYAGFLTYVLYPMAPPWLAGYMARIPPVHVIVAEVNYGGVINPVELGQRLFKTNPVAAMPSLHAGFPVLVWLVLWRVWPRWGWASVIYPLAMSLAVVYLGEHYVIDVLAGWLYAFAAFAVVWRNERGEPGEAARPAPDRNQAAKLKQRPSGGFVARGAARVRSRPVA; encoded by the coding sequence ATGCAGCGAACGCCGCAAGTCACCGGGGCGGCGGTGCCCCGCACCGTCCCACTCGCACCCGAACAGCCCGACAGCGCACCGCCGTCGCAGGGGCCGTCGCGCTTCCGTTGGCGGCAGTTGGCGGCCGGCCGGCGCGTACTGTTTGCCGTGCAGGCGCTCTACGTGCTGCTGTTCTGCGGCTGGCTGCTCTACCGGCACTCCTTCCCTGGTCCGGACGTGATCGCGATCTTCCTGCTGATCTTCGCCTTGATTGCGGCGCGCGGTCTGCGCTTTTTGCAGGACTGGACACCGTTTGTGCTGGTGCTGCTCGCCTACATCGGCCTCACGGGCGTGACGCAGGGGTTGATCGCCCGCGTGCACTACGGCTTCCCGATCATGGCCGACCGGGCGATGTTCGGCGGCCATGTGCCCACGGTCTGGCTGCAGGCGCACTTCTATCATCCGGGCCAGATGCAGTGGTACGACTATGCGGCGACGCTGCTCTATCCGCTGCACTTCGTCGTGCCGCTGATCGTGGCCTTCGTCTTCTGGTGGTGGCGGCCGCGCTATTACTGGCCGTTCGTCGTCTCCTACCTGCTGCTCTGCTACGCCGGCTTCCTCACCTACGTGCTCTATCCGATGGCGCCGCCGTGGCTCGCCGGCTACATGGCACGGATTCCGCCGGTGCACGTGATCGTGGCCGAGGTCAACTACGGCGGCGTCATCAACCCCGTGGAGCTGGGTCAGCGCCTGTTCAAGACCAACCCCGTGGCGGCCATGCCCAGCCTGCACGCCGGCTTTCCCGTGTTGGTCTGGCTGGTGCTGTGGCGCGTCTGGCCGCGCTGGGGCTGGGCGAGCGTGATCTATCCGCTGGCCATGTCGCTGGCCGTCGTCTATTTGGGTGAACACTACGTGATCGACGTGCTGGCCGGCTGGCTCTACGCCTTCGCCGCCTTCGCCGTCGTCTGGCGCAACGAGCGCGGCGAACCGGGCGAAGCCGCACGGCCCGCGCCGGACAGGAACCAGGCCGCGAAACTGAAGCAGCGGCCCTCCGGCGGCTTCGTCGCGCGGGGCGCCGCACGGGTAAGGA